In Candidatus Epulonipiscium sp., a single genomic region encodes these proteins:
- a CDS encoding MBL fold metallo-hydrolase produces the protein MIIKMIPVGMMGVNCYIVGDKLTKKGAVIDPGAEGSKIIEEIKKEDINVEYILLTHGHFDHIGAVKKVKEFTKAKVIIHEEGKAYLNNPDLNLSGVIAHKGFTEEADETVINGEKINIGNLEFEIIHTPGHTLDGLNYYEKNNRVLFSGDNLFRESIGRTDFPKGDMHSLITTIKERLFNLPEDVVVYPGHGEMTTIGYEKSYNPYTSGSGWDE, from the coding sequence ATGATTATAAAAATGATACCCGTAGGAATGATGGGGGTTAACTGCTATATTGTGGGAGATAAACTTACAAAAAAAGGAGCAGTAATAGACCCTGGAGCAGAAGGCAGTAAAATAATAGAAGAAATAAAAAAGGAAGATATAAATGTAGAATATATCCTCTTAACCCATGGGCATTTTGACCATATAGGAGCAGTAAAGAAGGTGAAGGAATTTACTAAAGCTAAAGTGATTATTCATGAGGAAGGGAAAGCTTATTTAAATAACCCAGACCTTAATCTTTCAGGAGTAATTGCCCATAAGGGCTTTACTGAAGAGGCCGATGAAACCGTAATTAACGGAGAAAAGATAAATATTGGGAACCTAGAATTTGAAATAATCCATACACCGGGTCATACTTTAGATGGGTTAAATTATTACGAAAAAAACAATAGGGTTTTATTTTCGGGAGATAATTTATTTAGAGAATCTATTGGAAGAACTGATTTTCCCAAAGGGGATATGCACTCTTTGATTACCACCATTAAAGAAAGACTTTTTAATCTGCCTGAAGATGTAGTCGTTTATCCGGGACATGGAGAAATGACTACTATCGGATATGAAAAATCATACAATCCATATACTAGTGGAAGTGGATGGGATGAATAG
- the secD gene encoding protein translocase subunit SecD, with protein sequence MKIKSGFILFLVVVLIGLTSATAYFGIGEDNILGVQNIRQGLDLKGGVNIVYEADKDNPTQEEMNAAIAMIQGRLDRGNYTEAQVAQEGGKRLRVDIPGVEDAEEAIKDIGATAQLMFLSPEGEVILTGKEVKDARKGIINDKGITKAVVALEFNSKGKEAFAEATGKYLNQVIMIALDENIISAPKVSSVITEGSAMIEGVGTIEEAEELAARIKAGALPFKLEVLQSENIGATLGATALDSSVKAGIIGIILVLLFMLIVYRIPGLAADLALIFYCAVVIIILSLLQSTLTLPGIAGIILSVGMAVDANVIIFSRIQEELRAEKTLRAAVDSGFSKAFTAILDGNITTLIAAFVLYWIGTGLIKSFAQTLGIGILVSMFTSLVVTRIILKQFIELGRKNPKLYGAK encoded by the coding sequence ATGAAAATTAAGAGCGGATTTATTTTATTTTTGGTTGTCGTTCTTATTGGATTAACATCAGCGACAGCATATTTTGGGATTGGCGAAGACAATATTTTAGGTGTACAAAATATTAGACAGGGGCTTGACCTAAAGGGTGGAGTAAATATTGTATACGAAGCCGATAAGGACAACCCTACCCAAGAAGAAATGAATGCGGCAATAGCAATGATTCAAGGAAGATTAGACCGTGGTAATTATACAGAAGCGCAGGTAGCCCAAGAAGGGGGAAAAAGACTTCGTGTAGATATACCTGGGGTTGAAGATGCGGAAGAAGCTATAAAAGATATTGGAGCAACAGCGCAACTAATGTTTTTAAGCCCAGAGGGAGAAGTTATCCTAACCGGTAAAGAGGTAAAAGATGCAAGAAAAGGAATCATTAATGATAAAGGTATTACAAAGGCAGTAGTTGCCCTCGAATTTAATTCGAAAGGTAAGGAAGCCTTTGCAGAAGCTACTGGAAAATACCTTAATCAAGTCATTATGATTGCTCTTGATGAAAATATTATCAGTGCTCCAAAGGTAAGTTCCGTTATCACTGAAGGTTCCGCTATGATAGAAGGAGTAGGTACCATAGAAGAAGCAGAAGAATTGGCTGCAAGGATAAAAGCAGGAGCTCTTCCCTTTAAGCTAGAGGTATTACAAAGTGAAAATATAGGAGCGACACTAGGAGCAACGGCTCTAGATAGCAGTGTCAAAGCCGGCATCATAGGAATCATTCTTGTTTTATTATTTATGTTAATTGTATACAGGATTCCCGGACTAGCTGCAGATTTAGCATTGATTTTTTACTGTGCAGTGGTAATAATTATCCTAAGCCTATTACAATCAACCTTAACCCTTCCGGGTATTGCGGGGATTATTCTTTCTGTTGGTATGGCAGTAGATGCCAATGTTATAATATTCTCCAGAATCCAAGAAGAATTAAGGGCAGAGAAAACCTTAAGGGCAGCGGTTGACTCAGGTTTTAGCAAGGCATTTACTGCAATTTTGGATGGTAATATAACAACCCTTATAGCAGCATTTGTTCTGTATTGGATTGGAACAGGGCTAATTAAAAGTTTCGCACAAACGTTAGGAATAGGAATTCTTGTGTCCATGTTTACATCATTAGTTGTAACAAGGATTATCCTAAAACAATTTATTGAACTGGGAAGAAAAAATCCAAAATTATATGGTGCGAAATAA
- the hemZ gene encoding coproporphyrinogen dehydrogenase HemZ, which translates to MIRFELIGHNYGYEIEHIIKSYEPHIKDVRIRSILKDNICRAEIYRSNKLLTFKEYKISTNRKEQKQYLIRVLYHTLRDFTKQEMPWGILIGIRPTKIIHEMLKQKMPWEDIENRLLEFYNIREDKVDLMIEVAKKEKGILEKNKEGEISIYIGIPFCPSKCLYCSFTSYAIENRTNQVEGYIDTLEKEIIFGGKYSRQKPVRSIYIGGGTPTSLNEVQFERLLRMVNNNFDIKNIEEFTVEAGRPDTITKKKLELLKEYNVNRISINPQTMHNATLKRIGRNHTTDDIIETFHLARKMGHNNINMDLIIGLPGEKIGEVSTTIEEIKKLNPDSITVHTMAIKRASRLRETLDSYNLTAAEEIEKMIAVTSKGVRDMNMSPYYLYRQKNMLGNFENVGYSRMGKESVYNVEIMEEKQTILALGAGAITKVVNNKTNKIERIPNVKNVEEYINRVEEMIIRKKAGFKNLDNKFYNE; encoded by the coding sequence ATGATTAGATTTGAATTAATAGGTCATAATTATGGATATGAAATAGAGCATATAATAAAATCTTATGAACCCCATATAAAGGATGTCCGTATCAGAAGTATTTTAAAAGATAACATATGTAGAGCTGAGATTTATCGTAGTAATAAACTACTGACCTTTAAGGAATACAAAATTTCAACCAATAGAAAAGAGCAAAAACAGTACTTAATCCGTGTACTTTATCACACCCTTCGGGATTTCACTAAACAAGAAATGCCCTGGGGTATTTTAATAGGTATAAGGCCAACAAAGATTATTCATGAAATGTTAAAACAAAAAATGCCCTGGGAAGATATTGAGAATCGGTTGTTAGAGTTTTATAACATTAGAGAAGATAAAGTTGATCTTATGATAGAAGTAGCAAAAAAAGAAAAAGGAATTTTGGAAAAAAACAAAGAAGGAGAAATAAGTATATATATAGGTATTCCTTTTTGTCCCTCTAAATGTCTTTATTGTTCCTTTACCTCCTATGCCATTGAAAATAGAACAAATCAAGTTGAAGGGTACATTGATACCTTGGAAAAAGAAATAATTTTTGGAGGAAAATACAGTAGGCAAAAGCCTGTAAGAAGTATTTATATCGGTGGGGGAACTCCGACATCGCTAAATGAGGTGCAATTTGAAAGGCTCTTAAGAATGGTTAATAATAATTTTGATATTAAAAATATCGAGGAATTCACGGTAGAGGCCGGAAGACCAGACACGATTACTAAAAAAAAGTTAGAACTACTAAAGGAGTACAATGTAAATCGAATTTCAATTAATCCTCAAACGATGCATAATGCTACATTAAAGCGAATTGGTAGAAACCATACTACCGATGATATAATAGAAACATTTCATTTAGCAAGAAAAATGGGACATAATAATATTAATATGGATCTTATTATAGGTCTTCCTGGTGAAAAAATTGGCGAGGTATCCACAACTATTGAAGAAATTAAAAAATTAAATCCCGACAGCATTACAGTTCATACGATGGCTATCAAAAGGGCATCTAGGTTAAGAGAAACCCTAGACTCTTATAATCTTACAGCTGCCGAGGAAATAGAAAAAATGATAGCCGTAACGAGTAAGGGGGTCAGAGATATGAATATGAGCCCTTATTACCTCTATAGACAAAAAAACATGCTGGGGAACTTTGAAAATGTAGGTTATTCAAGAATGGGGAAAGAGTCAGTTTATAATGTAGAAATCATGGAAGAAAAGCAAACTATTCTTGCACTAGGGGCAGGAGCGATAACAAAGGTAGTAAATAATAAAACAAACAAAATAGAACGGATACCTAATGTTAAGAATGTAGAAGAATATATAAACAGGGTAGAGGAAATGATTATTAGGAAGAAAGCTGGATTTAAAAACCTTGACAATAAATTTTATAATGAATAA
- the secF gene encoding protein translocase subunit SecF: MDIIKSRNRWFILSAVIIIAGLLAMPINALRGVGILNFDVEFIGGTVMEINIGQTFDINKDIKPIVVEITGEDNPQITKLGAQGVAIKTKSIDANTRKELYNALKNKFNLHEKDDLLNVSDVSPTISSEMQVRAMQALLLASILMLIYITFRFKDWKFGLAAVIPLIHDVLIVFTVYSIGRVPVNNSFIAAILTIVGYSINDTIVIFDRIRENRKVIKRGDLEGLVNKSISQSIVRSINTSVTTSITVIVLYFLGVSSIKEFALPLIIGIVAGTYSSIFIASPLWYVFSKKPVKKQA, encoded by the coding sequence ATGGATATAATAAAAAGTAGAAATAGATGGTTTATATTATCAGCAGTGATTATTATAGCTGGGTTATTGGCAATGCCAATCAATGCATTAAGAGGTGTTGGAATCTTAAACTTTGATGTGGAATTTATTGGTGGAACAGTGATGGAAATAAATATTGGGCAAACTTTTGATATTAATAAGGATATCAAGCCTATTGTTGTTGAAATTACCGGAGAAGATAATCCACAGATTACTAAATTAGGTGCTCAGGGGGTTGCTATTAAAACAAAGTCTATAGATGCAAATACAAGAAAAGAGTTATACAATGCTCTAAAGAATAAGTTTAATTTGCATGAAAAAGATGATTTGTTAAATGTATCCGACGTATCTCCGACTATTAGTTCCGAAATGCAGGTAAGGGCTATGCAGGCCTTGCTTTTAGCTTCTATATTAATGCTTATTTATATTACTTTTAGATTTAAGGATTGGAAATTCGGTCTTGCAGCGGTAATACCATTAATACATGATGTTTTAATTGTCTTTACCGTATACTCTATAGGAAGGGTTCCAGTTAATAATTCCTTTATTGCAGCTATTTTAACCATTGTAGGATATTCCATTAATGATACGATTGTAATATTTGATAGAATCCGTGAAAATAGGAAGGTTATAAAAAGAGGGGATTTAGAAGGATTAGTTAATAAGAGTATTAGCCAAAGTATTGTTCGTTCAATCAATACATCGGTAACAACATCAATTACTGTAATTGTGTTATATTTCCTAGGGGTGTCTTCCATAAAAGAATTTGCCCTTCCTCTTATAATAGGAATTGTTGCAGGAACATATTCTTCTATATTTATAGCAAGTCCACTATGGTATGTATTTAGTAAAAAACCAGTTAAAAAGCAAGCATAA
- a CDS encoding bifunctional (p)ppGpp synthetase/guanosine-3',5'-bis(diphosphate) 3'-pyrophosphohydrolase: MPDQAIYQKLISTVKSYHPSDDFSMVERAYLFAKEAHKNQYRKSGEPYIIHPLEVAVILAELELDIESITAGILHDIIEDTEYTFEEITKLFSEEIARLVEGVTKLGKINFTTNNKELQKEEIQAENYRKMFLAMAQDIRVILIKLADRLHNMRTLRFMTPEKQKEKANETLHIYAPLAHRLGISKVKVELDDLALRYMEPDAYYDLVEKIARRRIERIEYVERIIEEVKKKLNEVGIKASVEGRPKHFFSIYKKMVGQNKTLDQIFDLFAIRAIVESVKDCYGVLGTVHEMYKPIPGRFKDYIAMPKPNMYQSLHTSLIGPEGEPFEVQIRTLEMHRIAEYGIAAHWKYKEGKKGIKNQDKPQDKTEEKLAWLRQILEWQREMSDNKEFMDALRMDLDVFNDQVYAFTPKGDVMSLPLGSTPIDFAYSIHSAVGNKMVGAKINGKIVTFDYQVKNGDRIEIITSQNSRGPSRDWLKLVKSSQARNKINQWFKKQFKDENIVRGKDMLEKDAKKKGLNLNDLLKPEWIAPVLRKYGFQDWDAVCAAVGHGGIKEGQIIHRINEEYQKEQRKNITEENILVPQEDNKKTYKKSKSGIIVRGVGDVAVRFSKCCNPVPGDEIIGFVTRGRGVSIHRTDCINMINLDDEERNRLIDAEWYASEQDTKNRTYQTEVKIIGEDRMGMIIDISKILTEEKIPVKALNARTNKEHEAVFNITMEIRGVQQLEIVTKKIRNIPGVNDIIRVTT; encoded by the coding sequence ATGCCCGATCAAGCTATTTATCAAAAGTTAATATCTACAGTTAAGTCTTATCACCCCTCAGATGATTTTTCTATGGTTGAGCGGGCTTATTTGTTTGCTAAAGAAGCACACAAAAATCAATATCGTAAATCAGGGGAACCATATATCATCCATCCTTTAGAAGTGGCAGTTATCCTAGCTGAACTAGAGTTAGACATAGAATCCATAACTGCGGGTATCCTTCATGATATTATAGAAGATACGGAATATACCTTCGAAGAGATAACAAAACTTTTTAGTGAAGAAATTGCAAGATTAGTAGAAGGGGTAACTAAGTTAGGAAAGATAAATTTTACTACTAATAATAAGGAACTGCAAAAGGAAGAAATCCAGGCAGAAAACTATAGAAAAATGTTTCTTGCAATGGCTCAGGACATTAGGGTTATATTAATAAAGCTCGCTGATAGACTTCATAATATGAGGACTCTTCGCTTTATGACCCCAGAAAAACAAAAGGAAAAGGCCAATGAAACCCTTCATATCTATGCCCCCCTAGCCCATAGGCTGGGAATTTCTAAAGTAAAAGTCGAATTAGATGATTTGGCCCTTAGGTATATGGAACCGGATGCTTACTACGATTTAGTAGAAAAAATAGCAAGACGTAGAATAGAACGAATAGAATATGTAGAAAGAATTATTGAAGAGGTAAAAAAGAAGCTAAATGAAGTAGGGATAAAGGCATCAGTTGAAGGAAGACCTAAGCACTTTTTTAGTATTTATAAAAAAATGGTAGGCCAAAATAAGACCTTAGACCAGATTTTTGACTTGTTCGCAATCCGTGCTATTGTTGAATCTGTAAAGGATTGTTATGGGGTTTTAGGAACAGTTCATGAGATGTACAAGCCTATACCCGGTAGGTTTAAGGATTATATAGCCATGCCTAAGCCTAATATGTACCAATCCCTCCATACCAGTCTTATAGGACCGGAGGGTGAACCTTTCGAAGTACAGATTAGAACATTGGAAATGCACCGTATAGCAGAATATGGTATAGCAGCCCATTGGAAATACAAAGAAGGTAAAAAGGGAATAAAAAATCAAGATAAACCCCAAGATAAAACCGAAGAAAAATTAGCTTGGCTTAGGCAAATTTTAGAGTGGCAAAGGGAAATGTCCGATAACAAAGAATTCATGGATGCCCTTAGGATGGACTTAGATGTATTTAATGATCAAGTTTATGCCTTTACACCTAAGGGAGATGTAATGAGCCTTCCCCTAGGTTCTACACCAATAGACTTTGCTTATTCCATTCATAGTGCTGTAGGAAATAAAATGGTGGGAGCAAAGATAAATGGAAAAATAGTTACATTCGATTATCAAGTTAAAAATGGAGATAGAATAGAAATCATAACCTCTCAAAATTCTAGAGGTCCCAGTAGAGATTGGTTAAAACTTGTAAAAAGCTCTCAAGCAAGGAACAAGATTAATCAATGGTTTAAGAAGCAATTCAAGGATGAAAACATTGTCCGAGGCAAAGATATGCTTGAAAAAGATGCAAAGAAAAAGGGACTTAATTTAAATGATTTATTGAAGCCTGAATGGATAGCACCCGTACTAAGAAAATATGGCTTTCAAGATTGGGATGCTGTCTGTGCGGCAGTAGGTCATGGAGGAATTAAAGAGGGTCAAATTATCCATAGAATAAATGAGGAATATCAAAAAGAACAAAGAAAGAATATAACTGAAGAAAATATTTTAGTACCTCAAGAAGATAATAAAAAAACATACAAAAAATCAAAGAGCGGCATAATAGTAAGAGGTGTAGGGGATGTTGCCGTTCGGTTTTCTAAATGCTGTAATCCCGTGCCCGGGGATGAGATAATTGGTTTTGTAACAAGAGGAAGAGGGGTCTCTATCCATAGGACAGACTGTATTAATATGATTAACCTAGATGATGAAGAAAGAAACCGCTTAATAGATGCCGAGTGGTATGCGTCGGAACAGGATACTAAAAACAGGACTTATCAAACCGAAGTTAAAATTATCGGGGAAGATAGGATGGGGATGATAATAGATATTTCTAAAATCCTTACAGAAGAAAAAATACCCGTTAAAGCTTTAAATGCAAGAACAAATAAAGAACATGAGGCAGTCTTTAATATAACTATGGAAATAAGAGGGGTACAGCAACTTGAGATTGTTACCAAAAAAATCAGAAACATCCCTGGAGTAAATGATATTATTAGGGTAACTACCTAA
- a CDS encoding S1 RNA-binding domain-containing protein, translating into MSEKYQVGQIVEGTVNSIKPFGAFITLDDSTQGLVHISQVTHGFLKDINEAVSLGDKVKVKIVSIDTESGKISLSMKDAMPNSDSRPARKPVESNPPSSDKDCLEDMLKEFLKSSNERQAALNKRNNR; encoded by the coding sequence ATGTCAGAAAAATATCAGGTTGGTCAAATTGTAGAAGGTACTGTAAACAGTATCAAACCCTTCGGAGCCTTTATAACTTTAGATGATTCAACTCAGGGCCTTGTCCATATCTCCCAGGTTACCCACGGTTTCCTAAAGGATATTAATGAAGCAGTATCCCTTGGGGATAAGGTAAAGGTTAAAATTGTGTCTATAGATACGGAGAGTGGAAAAATATCTCTTTCTATGAAAGATGCTATGCCAAATTCGGATTCTAGACCAGCAAGAAAACCCGTTGAATCTAATCCGCCTTCCTCCGATAAAGATTGTCTAGAGGATATGTTGAAAGAATTCTTAAAAAGTTCAAATGAAAGACAGGCTGCCTTGAACAAAAGAAATAATCGTTAA
- a CDS encoding adenine phosphoribosyltransferase encodes MDLKFLVRDVLDFPKEGILFKDITTVLQDSAGLKDSIDQMGDRLKGVDFDLIIGPESRGFIFGVPLAYNMDKGFIPIRKKGKLPYKTIGKEYALEYGTATIEMHIDAIKPGQKVVIVDDLLATGGTSRAIIDLIEGVGGEIVKLVYLIELESLKGRQILEGYNVESIIKY; translated from the coding sequence ATGGATTTAAAATTTTTAGTTAGAGATGTACTCGATTTTCCAAAGGAAGGGATTTTATTTAAAGATATCACGACTGTTTTACAAGACTCTGCGGGACTAAAAGATTCCATTGACCAGATGGGGGACAGGCTTAAGGGGGTTGATTTTGATTTAATTATCGGCCCAGAGTCAAGGGGATTTATTTTCGGGGTACCCTTAGCATATAATATGGATAAGGGGTTCATCCCTATTCGCAAAAAAGGTAAATTACCTTATAAAACCATAGGAAAAGAATATGCCTTAGAATATGGCACTGCAACCATAGAAATGCATATTGATGCTATTAAGCCTGGACAAAAGGTAGTTATAGTAGATGACTTATTAGCAACTGGGGGAACCTCTAGGGCTATTATTGATTTAATCGAAGGCGTTGGAGGAGAAATAGTAAAACTTGTATACCTAATAGAATTAGAATCCCTAAAGGGCCGTCAAATCTTAGAGGGTTATAATGTGGAATCAATAATAAAATATTAA
- the recJ gene encoding single-stranded-DNA-specific exonuclease RecJ, with the protein MIKPKKLWIHKPDFKGKIHVADNLPVSQLIAKILMNRGIKNPHDMISFLNPDYSGLHDSFLLKDMEMAVKRILNAIETNQRITIYGDYDVDGITSTSILFLFLKENNGNVDYYIPDRIEEGYGLNIEALKKIRNTGTDLVITVDTGIAAANEVEFAKKIGLDIIITDHHECQEKIPEAYAVIDPKQSKCNYPFKSLAGVGVAFKLIQALATALRIEESIWKYMEIVALGTVADVVPLIDENRIFVKKGFENIPNTWNVGLRALLKIAGYKTGVITTGLIGFGVAPRLNAAGRMGDAKRGIELFITENEERAIAIAEELNEENKNRQLMEQGIIEEAIELIERDLDMDKTRVIVIASKNWHHGVIGISASRIMEKYYRPTILMCIEDGVAKGSARSIEGFNIFEALSESSKFLTKFGGHEMASGLSMEEENIDNFRIFINQYANDKMDKKTLTPKLYLDEIINISDIDLGVISELEKMEPFGAGNPQPLFSFESTIYNTRPVGKENKHLKITFGDSNKHIDAIGFGFGNYIDRLSSGQRISTAVSLEKNEWNNTIKPQLYIRDLKSPKEEEIAFKNYISLYNSIKNLDGGNPEDTFNKTSKICYTIKENIPIRADFAALYRYLRLLESLNLNAVYLDTLIRECGKTINTNAFKILICMDIFMELDLLQYRFKDDRIIFKNLSNEKVHLEESKILQEIIKLSNIPKG; encoded by the coding sequence ATGATTAAACCGAAAAAGTTATGGATACATAAACCTGATTTTAAAGGAAAAATCCATGTAGCAGATAATCTTCCGGTATCACAGTTGATAGCTAAAATTTTGATGAATAGGGGAATTAAGAATCCCCATGATATGATTTCTTTTTTGAATCCAGATTATTCCGGGCTACACGATTCTTTTTTATTAAAAGATATGGAAATGGCTGTAAAAAGGATTTTAAATGCGATAGAAACAAATCAAAGGATAACCATCTATGGAGATTACGATGTAGATGGAATCACCAGTACATCGATTCTTTTTTTATTCCTAAAAGAAAATAATGGCAATGTAGATTACTATATACCTGATCGTATTGAAGAAGGATATGGACTTAATATAGAGGCGCTTAAGAAAATAAGGAATACAGGGACGGACTTGGTTATTACGGTTGATACGGGAATTGCCGCAGCCAATGAAGTAGAGTTTGCAAAAAAAATAGGACTAGATATTATTATCACTGACCACCATGAATGTCAGGAGAAAATTCCAGAAGCCTATGCAGTTATTGACCCAAAGCAAAGCAAATGCAATTATCCTTTTAAATCCTTAGCTGGGGTAGGAGTAGCTTTTAAATTAATACAAGCCTTAGCAACAGCTCTTAGGATTGAAGAAAGCATATGGAAGTACATGGAGATTGTTGCCTTAGGAACTGTAGCCGATGTAGTACCTTTAATCGATGAAAATCGTATATTTGTAAAAAAAGGATTTGAAAATATACCTAATACATGGAATGTTGGGCTTAGGGCTCTTCTAAAGATAGCTGGGTATAAAACTGGAGTTATAACCACAGGACTTATAGGTTTTGGGGTAGCCCCAAGACTTAATGCCGCAGGGAGAATGGGAGATGCAAAAAGGGGGATAGAGCTTTTTATAACGGAAAATGAAGAAAGGGCAATAGCTATTGCAGAGGAGTTAAATGAGGAAAATAAGAATAGGCAACTAATGGAGCAAGGTATTATAGAAGAGGCAATAGAACTTATTGAAAGGGACTTGGATATGGATAAGACTAGGGTGATAGTCATTGCCTCAAAAAACTGGCACCATGGGGTAATAGGCATATCAGCCTCTAGGATTATGGAAAAATACTACAGACCTACTATCTTAATGTGTATAGAAGATGGTGTTGCAAAAGGTTCTGCTAGAAGTATAGAAGGATTTAATATATTTGAGGCCTTAAGTGAAAGCAGTAAGTTTCTAACAAAATTTGGTGGTCATGAGATGGCATCGGGACTATCTATGGAAGAAGAAAATATAGATAACTTTAGAATTTTTATTAATCAATATGCAAACGATAAAATGGATAAAAAGACCTTAACACCTAAATTATACTTGGATGAGATTATAAATATATCTGATATTGATTTGGGTGTTATTTCGGAGCTAGAAAAGATGGAACCCTTTGGAGCGGGCAATCCACAGCCCTTATTTTCTTTTGAAAGCACTATTTACAATACACGGCCTGTGGGAAAAGAAAATAAACATTTAAAGATAACTTTTGGGGATTCGAATAAACATATAGATGCCATAGGTTTTGGATTTGGAAATTATATAGATAGGCTATCTAGTGGACAAAGAATATCTACAGCAGTTTCCCTCGAAAAAAACGAATGGAACAATACTATAAAACCCCAATTATATATTAGAGATTTAAAAAGCCCAAAGGAAGAGGAAATAGCCTTTAAGAACTATATCTCATTGTATAATTCTATAAAGAATCTAGATGGAGGAAACCCCGAAGACACATTTAACAAAACCTCTAAAATTTGCTATACTATAAAAGAAAACATTCCAATAAGAGCGGATTTTGCAGCTTTATATAGATATCTAAGGCTCTTAGAGAGTTTGAATCTTAACGCAGTCTATCTAGATACCCTTATAAGGGAATGCGGTAAGACGATAAATACTAATGCATTTAAGATACTCATATGTATGGACATCTTTATGGAGTTGGATTTGCTGCAGTATAGATTTAAGGATGATAGGATTATTTTTAAAAACCTTTCCAATGAAAAGGTACATTTAGAAGAATCAAAAATATTACAGGAAATTATCAAGCTAAGTAATATACCTAAAGGGTAG